CAAATTACCTATAATAACCCTTCAGTTATCAGTGGTAGGCACCTAACCTGGTATTTAAGAGGACACAAATCCAGTGTTAAGCATGGACTCATGGGGAACCTGGACAGCCACCTGGTCCTTCCTAAATCCTTAAAGCTTCCATTATTAAAAgttctgcattccagccaggcaaggtggctcacacctataatcccagcactttgggagaccgaggcgggtggatcacgaggtcaggagttcgagaccagcctggccaacatggtgaaacaccgactctactaaaaatacaaaaattagccaggcgtggtggtgggcacctgtaatcccagctactcgggaggctgaggcaggagaatcgcttgaaccctggaggcagaggttgcagtgagccgagattgtgccactgcactccagcctgcacaagagcaagactctgtctaaaacaaacaaacaaaaaaaagtctgcaTTCCATGGCTCatcatggaaaagataaaatattccaaattttacatgtatatataaaatttatatatattgctAAATTGCTAAAATAATTTATGACCAATGTTTGCTTTGTCGAAACCATAATCCTGGGAAGACAATCAAAACTTCAAGTACATTTCTGCTACCTGATGGGCCATTTAAGTATTTATAGAGGGATTACATTCAATTGTCATTTTGAgtgcatgttttctggttgtatagAAGGTATCCCATGCAAGAGGGTTAACTCTATTACAGTACCTAAAAGGTTACTATAAAATGTGTTTCTCTCATGGGACACTCCTAGAGAAATCTCCAGTGACAGAGGTACTTATTTCACTGGACAAGTTGTAAAATAGTTACATAAGATATTACAGATACAATAGCATTAGGCAAAACTAACTGAATTGACTGGATTGCCTTGGTCAAAGATATTGCAGATTGATATTGCGGATTGATGGTAATCAGATCCCCTTGGAGTGGAAAACGTAAGTTGACCCCTTACAAAATAATCACTGGAAGGCCTGTATACCTAATAATAAATAGAACCTCATGTATCTTCCACTACCAAACTCTGATATGACTAAATGCCACAAGGCTTTTATGCATTATGCCAAAGTATATTTTCACCAAGTAAAGAAAATTTTGATGGTCCAATGACTAAGAACAATCAAACCCTTCACAATCTAGAATCTGGAGATTGGGTCTCTGAGAACAACATCAGAGAAAGACTGCCTTTCCCACCTACACTAAAGCTTCTGGACTTTGAACTTTAGGTTCATTATCTCACAATTCAGAAGGGACCCTCCACACTCTTGGAAGTGGACACCCATGAGAGACCTTAAGACAAAGTTAACCAGGAAAGTTTCTCCCCAGAAGCAAGCAGCATTTTAGTGTGGACAGTTTTTTCCCAAGATCATGAATCAAGACTTCTCTGTAATTATGACTCTTATCTCTCAATTTGTTCCTTGCTTATGATTCTGTGAACAACAGAAGTGAAAAAGGGGTCTCCTGTGTGCACTCCATAAAAATAAGTCTAAGATGGAATAAAAAGGGTAATAAACACTAAAAACCAAAATGTAATCTCAAAAATCAGCAAATATGTTCtcctaaaatgtaaaataattaaaaataaaatgtacttaaaaAGTCCCACCAGTGATCCAACCCTAGTCAGTTATATTACTGACTGACTCTGGCAAATAATATGTAAACAATTCAGAATAAAGTTTTTGCCTGCCATCTAGTGTTGGGAAAAACTACATAAAGGTAttcttaagacttttttttcctgatctgAGCTActtaactaaaatttaaaaatcattttgtgcTTTCCATTAATCATCACATTAGCATCTGTGTCAaaccagtatatatatatatatatattttttttttggcaaattcAAGCAGGAGGGCAAAAATAAGAGTGCCAACAAGGAATCTACAAAGTTTTAAGTATTGATTCTACTCACATCCACAGTCATGTTCTGATATTCTGATGGCATAGGAGTCTGTGCTACTTCATCATCCAGCTGTCTCCAATACCTGGTCATATCTAAAGCAGAGTGCATACATAATGGACATCTGTAGCCtctgaaagagacagaaaggttattttccaaatattaaacAAAGAATATATTAATTCAGGTACACAAGAAGATGCAAGCTAACTGCCACATGAACCATTCAAAACAGGCATTTTCCTCTATTTCAAGATAATCTCTTAGGAACCTGGGAACTTTCacactataaaacttttaaattaattcCTGTATACTTATTTAAAACTAAGTCTTTTTCCTCAGTACTCTAAAATGGAGAGGAATTAGTCCATATTCTTTGTAGAATacacttcatatatttttataaactaaTTAAGCTACTCCTTATCTAAACAACCTTAATTTCTTAATACACTCATGTAAAGAGActgtatttgtttaaaattattcagacattatttcctttctaaaaatttgaaaaaaagaatgctcTCTCTAGCTCTTCACATTTTTGCTCATCAATATGTAGGACCAAAATACAGTCttctcttttcaattattttcatctaattttaatatcttttccATTAATAAAGTCTTAGCTTTAATGATCACTTCACCTACTTTCTTTTAGTTTACTATACTTGGCCAATATAACAACCTAACAAATTTTTGGCaatatttttcagcatttttacaACACTATAACTGCATCTGGCAAAAACTGCACTTCCTGGTATATATGGccagaaaaaaaagaggtaacTACCTCAAATTGTGGGAGGAGACAAGATTTAAGAGAAACATATGGCAAAAGTGTAGTTCTATATCCAAGACACCTTGTCCTGTTTTAACAATATTCATCTACCCTACCcatttcaatataaatattgCCATGCCCAATATAGTAAAAGTAACAATGTTTGTCCAcctccccacaccacacacacaaaaaaatcaaacatcttacaattatttttaaaatcccaaacaCTCACTCTTTCAACATTTCTTCATAACACgttctgaaagaaaatataagattATTTTAGTAAAACAAAAACTGTCTCCACTATTTTCAAACATCATTGAGAAAAAGATGTTACTTTACCTATGTAAAAGATGTCCACATGGCAAGACATGAGCAACAACACGGGATGTGTGAATGTcctgtaaatgaaataaatgttagtGCTTGTAACATCCAAGTATTTTAAATTCAAGAGCTGAGACTtccaaagtaaaaaatattttaagcctacCTCCAAACATATTGGACAATTCTGTCGAGACACATTTTCAATACACTGTTTAAAAGAGAAATTCACATTAACAAAAGCTTAACTAGATTAAAATGTCAGgtataacaatattaataataaaaattaacaaaaccaacttactaaaaataatagctaacattaatATATGCTTTTTATATGTCAGGAGAGttttttaatagttatttaaATCACACACTATTTCAGGCTTGGCATATTATCTGATACAATGAAAATGTCAATAAACATTATTGAGATTAtcttcatttcacaaataaggaAAGTGACTTAGGAATTCAAGACACTTACCCAAGATCCAAAGATAATAAGATTTGGAACCTTTGcatattatgtatgttttacTCCAAAGCCAGTGACCTAAATTAGTAAGCTCAACTTACTAATAATATTGGTAATAATAGTTCATATTATTGAAATTTACTACATACCATGTTCAGCACAGTACCTGTATAAGATCAATTAAATCTCACAATCCTAGATGAAATAGGCTATGATTGTTATTCCATTTTACAGTTAAAGCAGTGGAGGCctagagaggctaagtaac
This genomic interval from Gorilla gorilla gorilla isolate KB3781 chromosome 3, NHGRI_mGorGor1-v2.1_pri, whole genome shotgun sequence contains the following:
- the RCHY1 gene encoding RING finger and CHY zinc finger domain-containing protein 1 isoform X4; this encodes MNLQGRHKCIENVSRQNCPICLEDIHTSRVVAHVLPCGHLLHRTCYEEMLKEGYRCPLCMHSALDMTRYWRQLDDEVAQTPMPSEYQNMTVDILCNDCNGRSTVQFHILGMKCKICESYNTAQAGGRRISLDQQ